One segment of Triticum aestivum cultivar Chinese Spring chromosome 2A, IWGSC CS RefSeq v2.1, whole genome shotgun sequence DNA contains the following:
- the LOC123191019 gene encoding protein S-acyltransferase 11: MGEQPPQQEPLLEVEQCVTSIPEDHEATCWGCGLRLVFSSYSPVYKCGWCGAVTQGNQTSRKPDSVCFSHWRRFRDGFFVIVLVLFMLFVICGGVWAVYPVVFSISIFCGMFHCTVTALLSIFTIASYCLASFKSAGAPPGIRWGSYPMVGKNDLENYTFCTYCSKPKPPRAHHCRSCKTCVIDMDHHCPFIGNCVGASNHQAFVIFLISVVTSCSYAAIMTIYASYLIWPPLEFPNVSSYGQMGSKKVLMEIITSVASSAFFLSARGIILVYLAFASLSVNAGIAVLLCQQLSLIYEGNTYLSHISSPTDIHGEKGLRNLVRFFGCPYPLSRLLLGYTNTGKSQNNSGSKLL; this comes from the exons ATGGGGGAGCAGCCGCCGCAGCAGGAGCCGCTCCTCGAG GTAGAACAATGTGTGACGTCCATACCGGAAGATCATGAAGCCACTTGCTGGGGCTGTGGTCTTCGGCTCGTTTTTTCAAGTTATTCACCTGTCTATAAGTGTGGCTGGTGTGGAGCAGTCACCCAAGGCAACCAAACTTCAAGAAAACCTGACAGTGTATGCTTTTCTCACTGGAGGCGTTTCCGGGATGGGTTCTTTGTGATTGTGCTCGTCCTCTTCATGCTCTTCGTTATAT GTGGCGGGGTCTGGGCGGTGTATCCAGTTGTTTTCTCAATCAGCATCTTCTGTGGCATGTTTCACTGCACAGTCACAGCTCTCTTATCTATATTTACAATTGCAAGTTATTGTTTGGCCTCTTTCAAGTCTGCTGGTGCACCACCAGGCATACGTTGGGGAAGCTATCCCATGGTTGGAAAAAATGATCTTGAGAACTATACTTTCTGTACATATTGTAGTAAACCTAAACCCCCAAGAGCACATCACTGCCGATCTTGTAAAACATGTGTGATAGACATGGATCATCATTGCCCATTT ATTGGGAACTGTGTGGGAGCTTCAAATCACCAAGCTTTTGTCATTTTTCTCATCTCTGTGGTCACGAGTTGCAGTTATGCTGCTATTATGACCATTTATGCAAGTTATCTTATATGGCCCCCTCTAGAGTTTCCAAATGTATCATCATATGGTCAAATGGGTTCTAAGAAAGTACTGATGGAGATCATTACTAGCGTGGCCAGTTCTGCATTCTTCTTATCAGCAAGGGGTATAATTCTGGTATATCTTGCATTTGCCAGTCTATCAGTTAATGCGGGTATAGCTGTGTTGCTGTGCCAGCAACTTAGCTTAATATATGAAGGAAATACATATCTTAGCCATATAAGCTCACCAACTGATATTCATGGAGAGAAAGGATTGCGAAATCTTGTTCGATTTTTTGGGTGCCCCTACCCTCTTTCTAGACTATTGTTGGGCTACACCAACACTGGCAAGTCGCAGAACAATTCAGGCTCAAAACTTCTTTAG